The Paludisphaera rhizosphaerae genomic interval CTGAAATCCGACAACCCTCACCCGCCGCTGCGCGGCACCCTCTCCCGCCGGGAGAGGGGATCTAGTTCATCGCTGTAGCGTCCGGCCGTCGGCTCGTGATCCCGGCCGGGTCCCTCATCACTTCGGAGCCGTCGCCGGCTTCACTTCCTTGAGCGACTCCAGATAGGCGATCAGGTCGGCGAAGTCGCCGGGGCTGATGCCTTCCACCAGCCCGGGGGGCATGATCGAGACGTCGCCGCGCTTGCGGTCCTCGATCTTGTCGGCCGGGATGCGGATGGTTTTTGCATCGGCGTCCTGAATCTCCAGGGCCTCGGGCGTCTCGCTCTTGAGGACGCCGGTGACGACGCGGCCGTCTTCCAGCGCCAGAACGACGGGCTCGAATCCGCTGGAGATCTTGGCCGAGGGAAGCAGCACCGAAGTGATGATCTCGTCGCGGGGGTACTTGGCGCCGACGCTCGACAGCTCGGGGCCGACCGTCGCCCCGCCGGGCGCGACCGCGTGGCACTTCACGCAGGCCGGCCCCTTGAGGTCGTGGAAGAGCGCCTTGCCGTGATTCACGTCGCCGCCCCCCTTCGCCGCGCGGGCTCGGTAGGCCTCGGGATCGAAGGCGACCGTCGTGGGAGCCTTCAGGAAGGCGTAGTCCAGCGCCCCCGAGATCGCGACCGAGAAATCCCACGGGCCCGAGTTGTTCCCACAGCGGACGACGACCCGATTCACGCCCTGGCGCAGTGGCGCATCGAAGTGGTCGGCCTCGGGCCTGAAGCCGCGGCTCTTGTCGAAATCATAAGCCTTCTCGCCGTTGACCCAGACCGCCAACGTGTCGTCCGAGCCCACTGAGAACGTGGCGACGCGATCGGAGGGGCTTTGAACCTCGGCCACGCCGAAGACCGCCTGCTTGTCGCCTGAACCGTAGAGCCGGGCCAGGTTGATCCGGCCGCGACGGTCGCGGGCGTCGGTCTCTCGCCAGCGGACCTTCTTGCCGTCAAAGCCTTCCATCTCTCCCTGGGTCTCGACAGTCCCGGTGAGCGGGAACGGCGGCTGGGCCGCCTTCTCGAACGGGCCGATGAGCTTCCACGTGCGGATCGGCTCCAGCAGACCAAAGGCAGTGCGAAGGTCGGGGACGGCGCCGGCCGGAAGTTCGCGGCGCCCCGCTAGCTGGTCGAGCTGCGGAACGGACTCGTTCTTGAGCTGCGCGAGCGCCTCGGCGGCCTTCTTCCGGAGCGTGGGATTCTTGACCGCGAGCGCCTCGATGAAGACGGGCATCGCCTCTTTCACGGGCGCCTCGGCGAGGGCCTCCGTCGCCTCGGTCCGCAGCTCGTCACGACGTGCAGCGGCGATCAACGTGGCCGAATCCTCCAGCGTGCCGAGGGCTTCCACGGTCTTCTTGCGCACCGACAGATCGGCGTCGTCGATCTTCGCTCGGAGCGCCTTCAGGGCCGAATCGGAGCGGCCGTTGCGACGAGCGGCCAGAACGGAGCCCAAAGCGCCGACGGCGGCCTCGCGGACGGAGGCCGCGGGGTTTTCCAACGTCTTGACCAGAGCCGCCACGGCGGCGTCGGCCTGGAATCGACCGAGGGCGGCGACCACGCTCTTGCGCCGGTCGTCGTTCAGCGAGGGGTCGTCCAGGACTGCGAGCAGTACGTCGGTCGCCTCGCGCCCGCCGATCGCTTCCACGGCTTGAAGGGCGGCGTCGCGGACGACGGCCGGCCCCTTGGAGTCGCGGACCGACGCAGCCAGCGCCGGCAAGGCCTCGCGATCGCGCAGACCGCCCAATGCGCCGGCGAACGCGGCGCGGGCTTCGGCGTCGGTCTCGGCGGCGAACCGGGCACGCACGAGGGACTTCGACGCCTGGTCGTCGACCTCGGCGACAGCCCCGGCCGCGGCGATCCGCACGGCGGACGCGGGGTCTTCCAGCCGGCCGCGGAGGGCCTCCAGCACCATCGGCGTCCCCTCCCAATCGACGGTCTTCGCCGGCGGCTTGCCCTTGGCGGGCTGAGTCCCCCACCACTTGCCGTCCCAGGGCGGAGCTTCACGAGCCACCGACGCCAGCCGAACCACCGCCCGCGCGCGTTCGGCCGGCTCGCCGCCGCCACCGGCGAACGCCGTCAGCACCTTGACGGCCTCCTTCGAATAGGCTCCCTCCAGCGTCAGCAAGATCCCAGCGCGGACCTTCGGGTCGGTCGATGCGAGGCCGGCCGCGACCTTGTCCCAGTCGCCGATCCGGGCCATCGCCTTGCGAGCGGAGAAAGCGAGATAGACGTCCGGATCGGCGACGGCCGGGATGAGCGCCGCGACCCCCGAAGGGTCGGCGATACGGCCCAGGGCGATCATCGATTGGAGCCGGACGGCGGGCTCGGCGTCGGCCAGCGCAGCGATGAGGGCGTCTGTCGCGAACGGCCCGAATTCGAGGCCCAGCGCACGAGCGGCCTGGGAGCGGACGTCGGCCGAGGGGTCCTTCAACGCCTTCGTCAGAGGCTCCGCACCCTTCGGCGACCGAGCCGCGATCCCGGCAACCGTCCATACGAGGTGACGGCGGGCCGTCTCGGGCGTCTGCGGGTTAGCGAGAGCGGTCGTCGTCACGTCGTAAGCCGCATCGCCGCGACGAATCAGCTCGCGCTGGGCGCGGATGCGCTCGGTGCGGGCGGGGTGGTCGAGAGCCGCGATGAGCGTAGGGGCGTCGTCGCTGTCGGCCCCTCTCGGCTTGCGAGCGATCGGCTCGCCGGCGTAGGTCACGGCGTAGACGCGGCCGAGTTGCTCCTTCTTCTCGCCCCAGCCGCCCATCGACCAATCGGCGACGTACATCGTCTGGCCGTCGTGCGAGAGGGCCAGGTCGATCGGGCGAAAGTTCTCGACGTCCCCCGGCTGGACGAAGTCGACCACGTCCGCGACCTCGAAGGTCGCTCCCTTGGGCTTGAACCGGAAAGCCCGGACGGCCCGCTTGCCCCACTCGGCCCAGAAGGCGCGGCCGCGGAAGTCCTCGGGCCAGGCGTCCTCTTCATAGACGACCCCGCCGCACGGGGAGCCGCCGCCGTACTCGGCCATGTGGGGGAGGATCTTGTCCTTGCGGTCGTGGTAGTCGTACGGATAACCGAAATAGCCGCCGTCGATGTGATGGACCACCCGCGTCCACCAACCGAGGCCGTCGTCGGTGTTGTCATAGGTGAAGAGCTGGTCGCGGGCGTCGAGGTTCGGTTCCAGGTGGTTGCGCGTCCCGGACGAATAGACCTCCAACTCCGTGCCGTCGGGCCGGCAGCGAATCACGCCGCCCCCCTTGAGCTGGACCGTCCGGCCGTCGGGCCCCGTCGCCTTCGGCACGCCCTTGTCGCCGACCGATATATACAGATGACCGTCCATGCCGATCTGGATGCCCGAAACGATGTGATCGTTGAGCATGTTGGGCACGCCCGGGCCGACGCCCATGTCGGTGAAGATTTCCCGACGCTCGTCGGCCTTGCCGTCGCCGTTGGTGTCGCGGAGGACGGTCAGGTTGGGCATGTTCATGACGTACAACGAACCGTCGCGCCAGAGCATGCCGAAGATCGCGTTCAGCCCCTCGGCGAAGACGGTGGGCTCGTCATGCCCCGGCCGAAACAGGAGGATGCGGTCGATCGGCTTGTTCGCCGGCCCGATCTGGTCCATCGGATCCTCGCCGACGAACAGCGAGCCGTCCGGAGCCGTCGCGAGCTGGCACGGATACGAGACCGCCGGCACCGCCGCCACCAGCCGAATTTTGAACCCCTCGGGCACCTTGGGCATCTCGCCGCGTACCGCGGCGACGCACCAGACTCCCGCCAAAGCGAGTGTGATCACGAAACGTGGTAAGGAACGGCGTGCGGAGGAGGTCCGCGAGGCGGGTGCCTGGGGCATGGAGAGTAATTCCTCTTCAGGCAGCAGTGGCGCGATCGACAAGGAGTGGCGGCGATTGTACAACCCTTGCTCAACGACCCGCAACCTTGCGACCAACGATGGCGTCCCTTCTCGCCAACGTATAAACTGCTACAAAACCGCCATATTCGGTCTCACCGGCGGATCTCGGGATTGGTCCAATCGGAAACGGCGTCCATGGCGAATCTGAAGCTCGTCATCGAGGTATGCGACCAATCCGTTGGAGGGACGGGACAGTGGTGGAGCGGAACGGACCGGATCGGCGAACCCATTCGGTTCTCTGCATTGGACGCCCAGCGTCAGGCCGAGATGGGCCGACGCTTCCTGGAGCTGTTCGAGTCCGGGACCGCGTCAGGTCGCGGCGTGCGTCCTTTGGTTGAGCCGGAACTCCTCGCCGCAATGGGACGCCTGCTGTCCGAAACCTGGTTCCGGCCGGTGTGGGACGGCGTCAAGAGTCGGATCGCATCGACAACGAATCAGTTGATGATCCAGAGCTCCCATTCCGACGTCCTGAACCTTCCCTGGGAGCTGGTGGAGCTTGAGACGGGTGCGTCGATCGGCTGCGATCCGAGTTGGTCGCTCTATCGG includes:
- a CDS encoding PVC-type heme-binding CxxCH protein, with the translated sequence MPQAPASRTSSARRSLPRFVITLALAGVWCVAAVRGEMPKVPEGFKIRLVAAVPAVSYPCQLATAPDGSLFVGEDPMDQIGPANKPIDRILLFRPGHDEPTVFAEGLNAIFGMLWRDGSLYVMNMPNLTVLRDTNGDGKADERREIFTDMGVGPGVPNMLNDHIVSGIQIGMDGHLYISVGDKGVPKATGPDGRTVQLKGGGVIRCRPDGTELEVYSSGTRNHLEPNLDARDQLFTYDNTDDGLGWWTRVVHHIDGGYFGYPYDYHDRKDKILPHMAEYGGGSPCGGVVYEEDAWPEDFRGRAFWAEWGKRAVRAFRFKPKGATFEVADVVDFVQPGDVENFRPIDLALSHDGQTMYVADWSMGGWGEKKEQLGRVYAVTYAGEPIARKPRGADSDDAPTLIAALDHPARTERIRAQRELIRRGDAAYDVTTTALANPQTPETARRHLVWTVAGIAARSPKGAEPLTKALKDPSADVRSQAARALGLEFGPFATDALIAALADAEPAVRLQSMIALGRIADPSGVAALIPAVADPDVYLAFSARKAMARIGDWDKVAAGLASTDPKVRAGILLTLEGAYSKEAVKVLTAFAGGGGEPAERARAVVRLASVAREAPPWDGKWWGTQPAKGKPPAKTVDWEGTPMVLEALRGRLEDPASAVRIAAAGAVAEVDDQASKSLVRARFAAETDAEARAAFAGALGGLRDREALPALAASVRDSKGPAVVRDAALQAVEAIGGREATDVLLAVLDDPSLNDDRRKSVVAALGRFQADAAVAALVKTLENPAASVREAAVGALGSVLAARRNGRSDSALKALRAKIDDADLSVRKKTVEALGTLEDSATLIAAARRDELRTEATEALAEAPVKEAMPVFIEALAVKNPTLRKKAAEALAQLKNESVPQLDQLAGRRELPAGAVPDLRTAFGLLEPIRTWKLIGPFEKAAQPPFPLTGTVETQGEMEGFDGKKVRWRETDARDRRGRINLARLYGSGDKQAVFGVAEVQSPSDRVATFSVGSDDTLAVWVNGEKAYDFDKSRGFRPEADHFDAPLRQGVNRVVVRCGNNSGPWDFSVAISGALDYAFLKAPTTVAFDPEAYRARAAKGGGDVNHGKALFHDLKGPACVKCHAVAPGGATVGPELSSVGAKYPRDEIITSVLLPSAKISSGFEPVVLALEDGRVVTGVLKSETPEALEIQDADAKTIRIPADKIEDRKRGDVSIMPPGLVEGISPGDFADLIAYLESLKEVKPATAPK